In Cloacibacterium caeni, a single window of DNA contains:
- a CDS encoding Rne/Rng family ribonuclease, whose product MKKELIISYEDDASKIALIEDGRLFELHEIQQNTDFVVGDIFVGKIKKLAPNLNAAFVNIGYEKDAFLHYQDLGPQYLTYRKFLQDTVSKRQQTSSLKNFQIQPEIDKHGTVDKVMAPQDEVLLQITKEPISTKGPRISTQISLTGRFLVLIPFDNKVSISKKVKSAEEKARLKTLIESIKPEGFGVIIRTVAEGKKVAELHNDMNQLVDKWNVCFKNIQKNKTPAKVLSEEDKASAILRDNFNQDFVSIICDDEQMVNDMKNYLEVIAPERKNIVQFYDSHIPLLEYYNVEKQLKQSFGKHVNIPSSKGAYLVIEHTEALHVVDVNSGNNISSGTANKEHALNVNKMAATEIARQLRLRDMGGIIVVDFIDMPNPDHRKELYEHLREEMKRDKAKHKILPPSKFGLIQITRQRVRPEKQIDTKEENPNKDGEILAPIFVVERMEETIKDFFTKNKGKLYLHTHPFVEAYLTKGLMSQQMKWFIKYKKWVTIIPRDSFKYLEYRLYDADKKELVSYSN is encoded by the coding sequence ATGAAGAAAGAATTAATAATCTCTTATGAAGATGATGCTTCTAAAATTGCCCTTATTGAAGACGGTAGATTATTCGAGCTCCACGAGATACAGCAGAATACAGATTTTGTAGTAGGCGATATCTTTGTGGGAAAAATTAAAAAATTAGCTCCTAATCTCAATGCTGCTTTCGTAAATATAGGTTACGAGAAAGATGCTTTTTTGCATTATCAGGATCTCGGTCCGCAGTATCTTACCTATCGCAAGTTTTTACAGGATACGGTATCCAAAAGACAACAAACTTCTTCGCTCAAAAACTTCCAAATTCAGCCAGAAATAGACAAGCACGGCACTGTAGACAAAGTGATGGCTCCTCAAGACGAAGTTTTATTGCAAATTACCAAGGAACCTATTTCTACAAAAGGCCCCAGAATTTCTACCCAGATTTCATTAACGGGTAGATTTCTAGTACTCATCCCTTTTGATAATAAGGTTTCTATCTCTAAAAAAGTTAAAAGCGCCGAAGAAAAAGCAAGGCTCAAAACGCTTATCGAAAGCATAAAGCCTGAAGGTTTCGGTGTAATCATCAGAACTGTAGCAGAAGGAAAAAAAGTTGCAGAACTCCATAATGACATGAACCAATTGGTTGATAAATGGAACGTTTGCTTCAAAAATATCCAAAAAAATAAAACTCCTGCCAAAGTTCTTAGTGAAGAAGACAAAGCTTCGGCTATTTTGAGAGACAATTTCAATCAAGATTTCGTTTCTATCATTTGTGACGATGAACAAATGGTAAACGATATGAAAAATTATCTTGAAGTCATTGCTCCAGAACGAAAAAACATTGTACAATTTTATGATTCTCACATTCCACTTCTGGAATATTACAATGTAGAAAAACAGCTGAAACAATCTTTTGGAAAACACGTAAACATCCCAAGTTCTAAAGGTGCTTACCTCGTGATAGAACACACAGAAGCACTGCACGTAGTAGACGTGAACTCGGGGAACAACATTTCTTCTGGCACTGCCAATAAAGAACACGCCCTAAACGTGAACAAAATGGCGGCTACAGAAATTGCAAGACAACTCAGACTGCGAGACATGGGTGGAATTATTGTGGTAGATTTTATAGACATGCCAAATCCTGACCACAGAAAAGAACTGTACGAACACTTGCGCGAAGAAATGAAACGCGACAAAGCAAAGCACAAAATCCTACCGCCGAGTAAATTTGGTTTAATACAAATCACCAGACAACGTGTAAGACCAGAAAAACAAATAGACACCAAAGAAGAAAACCCGAACAAAGACGGCGAAATCTTGGCTCCTATTTTTGTGGTAGAACGCATGGAAGAAACCATCAAAGATTTCTTTACCAAAAACAAGGGCAAATTATATCTACACACGCATCCGTTTGTAGAAGCATATCTTACAAAAGGATTGATGAGCCAACAAATGAAATGGTTTATCAAGTACAAAAAATGGGTTACCATTATCCCAAGAGATTCTTTTAAATATCTGGAGTACAGACTCTATGATGCAGACAAAAAAGAACTCGTAAGCTACTCGAATTAA